Genomic window (Candidatus Gracilibacteria bacterium):
ATATGTGTTTTTCGTATACGAAATATTTTATTATTTTCGAAGGAAAAGGAACGATTGCGGCGCTTTCTGCATCTACCGGAATGGCAGTTCGAAATATTGGTATCACGCTCCAGCTCTACTATACGATGATTCTTCTGTATTTGAGAACAATTTTTGTGTGAATTTTCTTTCTCGTATTTCCATTTATCGCTTCAGCGATTATTGCGTTCTTCACGATTATGAGTCTGAAGCTTATTTTTCTCTCGATATTTGGCATCATCAGTCTCATATTTTTCATCGTCATTGTCCATCTGAATTCGACGCTCGAAATCTTCATCGAAGCAACTTGGTACGAAGCGTATATGCTCTGCAAAAAGGAAGATGAAGAAAATGGCCATGGTCATCATGATTCACATGGAGGACATGATGAACACGCTTCGCATTATTCACACGATACCCCCCACGATAACCATGGGCACCACTAAAGAACGATAAGATATAAGTTATAAACTATAAGATTTCTCTCATCTCTCATCTCTCATCTCTCATCTCTCATCTCTCATCTCTCATCTCTCATAATGTCTTCTCAGGATCTCATCATCGAATACTCTCAAAACCCTCCCAATAAATGAATTCTCGAAAATGCGACAATTCGCTATAGGGAACATAACCGCGTCTGTGCTGATGTTGTCGAGGTATTTCTCGTCATCGAGGATGGCGAACTTCGACAGTTCATGTTCGATGGATATATGTCGATCGTCGCCACTGCCTGCGTCGCCATCACGGGCGAAATACTCGAATGATGGAAACTCGACGATATCCTCACACTGGGTGAATCCTTCGTCCATGAGAACATCGGAACTGATATATCGCCACGCCGTCGATATGCTTCTCTTATAGGAATCCTCGCCATAAAAAATGCTATTCATGAATTCTTGCAAGATGGGAAAGTGGAGGATTTTAGTGATATAGTTGTATAGAAAAAAGCCTGCACGAATGTAGGCTTTTGAATTGGGCTTCCCCGGATGGATTCGAACCACCGACCCTAGCAAAGCCATTTCCGTTATCCACTCTATTGGCTGGACGTTTTCCGTTACGGAACAAGACTTTCTCATCCGACTTGTCACCACCCGAGTTTCAGGATGATGCAAGAGAATACTAGTGCTCTACCACTGAGCTACGGGGAATGTCTCCTATCGTACACGCTGACAGAATGACGAATGGAATATATACATATCACTTGATAAGTCAAACATATATTGAATTATAATATTCTATATATAAATATCCATTCATACATATAGTGAAGATTTTTTATTACATATGGTATACCCGAACATTTTCGAATTTAGCTGACGATATCAGATAGAGTTCCGATAAACTTATCCACATCCTCTCTCGTATTGTAGATATAGAAACTCGCACGCAAACTTGCAGGAATCCCCATAGTCTGATGGAATGGCTCGGTACAGTGATGTCCAGAACGGACACAGATATTCGCGTCTGCAAGCATCTCTGCGACATCATTCGGATGATGGTTCGCGAAAGTGAAAGAGAATACTCCGAGACGATTGATTGACTCATGCGAGCCAAGAAGCTTCACAGAAGATGGAAGTTTTTTCACTTGCTCGAGCATATATTCTGTGAGTTCTTGCTCGTATTTCTCAACCACTTCGAATCCACCAATACTGTCGATATATTCAATCGCTGCAAGAAGAGAAACCGCGCCAGCAATATGGGGAGTTCCTGGTTCATGACGGAATGGGAGTCCTGCTGGCTCATATCATTCGAGTGTGACACTATTGATGGCGCCACCGCCACAGAATGCGGGATTCATCACTTTCAGAAGTTCTTTTCGTCCGTAGAAAAATCCGATACCCGTATCAGACATCACTTTGTGTCCTGTTCCTACGAAGAAATCGATTCCATATTTCTTCACATCGGTCTCCATATGAGGAAATCGTTGTGAACCATCGAGGATAAAGAATCATTGATTTTGAATTTTGAATTTTGAATTTTGAATTATCTCCTGTACCTTATCCAAATCCAACACCTCTCCTGTCACATTCGAAGCGCCCGTGAGAGAAACAACTTTCGCATGAGGGATTTTCGATGCAAGATCTCCATAATCAATCGTTCCATCAGCATGGAGATTCACCCATTCGATAATGATTCCATATTCTTCTGCGAGAATCTGCCAAGGCACCACATTCGCATGATGTTCTACTTTCGAAAGAAGTACAACATCACCTTTCTGGAGCATTCCTGATTTCACGAGCCCTCGAGAGAGAAGATTGAAAGCATACGTCGCATTGTACGTGAAAACAATCTCAGCATCAGAGTCGGCATGAAGTTTCTTTGCAACCGCTTTTTTCGCACGCTCATAGAGAAGCGAGCTCTCCATAGAGAGATCATAGGCTCCACGATGGATGTTCGCATAATTCGTCGAAAAATATGTCGAAAGAACATCAATCACCTTTGCGGGTTTCTGAGCACTCGAAGCAGAATCGAGAAAAACGAGATCAGGATGTGTCTGGAAAATCGGAAAATCAGAACGAAACATAGAAGAAAATATAAAGTTTAGAATCCCCAGAAAACACTTCCAGAACTGGTCGAAAGTGAATCGATGGATATGAGATATGCTCTTGCTTCTTCTATGATCGTAGGCCATTCTTCGAATTCTAAGAGGGATTCGAATATTTTTTTTGCATCATCGTATTTTTTTGCATCGAATAGGAGAATTCCTTTTTGGAGGAGAAAATTCGGGTTTTCTGAGGCTTTTTCTGGATCAGAATTCTCTAGAACCATCTGGGCTGCATCATGATCTCCTACGAGTCGGAGTGACTCGATATAGAGTGGTGTGAGCATGGATGAATTTTTGAATTTCTTCAGTCCATCCTCCGACCATGTTCGTGCACGTGTCAGATCTCATTCGGACAGAGCGAGCGACACACTCACTGCATAATCATCTTCTTTCACATCTTCTTCCTGAAGGAGATAGTTCATGACACGCATCAGAGCAGTCGTATCACCGAGAAGAGAATAGTTATATGCCAGTCGACGCTCGAGATCTGTTTTTGGTGTATATCCACCGAGGATCGCATTATTGAGAGAAAGATTCGATGCAACTATATCTCCCAGTTGACCATATACTTCGCCTATTCGTACGACAGATTCGAGATCTTGCGGATTCTTTTCGAGATAAGCCAGCAGTGTTTTTTTCGCATCCTGATACTTCCCGAGCTCATACTGAGAAAATCCAAGAATCTTCATCGCCTCCATATAATCAGGACGCACACTGAGAATCTCATCAGCAATGCGAGAACTCGCGCCATACATTCCTTGTTCATAGAGTTTCGCGGCGAGGGTGAGATTGCGATATTGGAAATCCGGACTGATTATTGTTGCTCCAGAAATCGTAGTCTGGAGATCGTGCAATGCTGAAGAACTACCACTATATTCATTGATCGTCACAACACAGTTATGAATTCCTGTATAACACACATCTATGACTCGATAATATTCTTGTGTTCCTGTTCCCATCGAAAATCTCACAACTTCTCCGACTCGGTCCATCTGAGACTCATCGAAGAAAAGCGATTGGAACATTTCTTTTTGTTCATCGGATGAGAGTTCAGCAATCGGAACTTGAACATAGTTTTCATACGCTGCTTTCCAGTTTTTCTCGAGGAAATACACATGTGCAATCTTTTTTCTCACTACTTGATCTTTTGGGAGTTTTTCTGCAACCTGAAGATAATATGCGAGGGCTTCATCAGGATTATTTCTCAGTGAATAGTAGTCTCATTTCCGGATACCGGATATATAGCTTTTTCGTTTCTTGGCGAGCTCAACTCGTGTATCAGGATCGAGGGATTCCTGGTAGGATTGGATAACTTTTTCTCATGAAGTGGTCGAAATATCTGTATTTCCATTTTCTGAAAAAATACATCATGAAAGAAACAAGACAGATATGCAAAAAATGAAGGCACGAATCATGTGTCTGATGATATCAAAAAGCTCTAAAAGCCCAAGAGAATTTCGGAGAAAAGATTGTCAATAGAGGCAATTGTCGTATACTTCGCCAAAATAAATTTTTATCATGTCTCTTTTCGATCTCAAATCCTATCACTACGAGCTACCATCTGAACTCATCGCTCAGGAAGCAACGCATCCACATCATGACGCTCGACTTATTGTAGTCGATAAAAAATCAGGAAATATCGAACATGAATGAATATTTTTGGATTTGGCGAAGATTCTCGAAAATGATCGCGTTCTTTTTTTCAATAATTCACGCGTCCTTCCTGCTCGAATTCCTCTCAATAATAGGGAAATATTGCGACCAGATGGAACTTCAGGAACTATCACGGATGGAGAAATTCTTTTCTGTCAGAAACTTCCTGGAGACACGTTCGAAGCGCTCGTTCGACCTGGAGCGAAATTTCGCATTTGAACCCGTATCCTTTTTCCAGAGTGAGAAATCGAAGTTGTCGCTGTC
Coding sequences:
- a CDS encoding iron-sulfur cluster assembly scaffold protein translates to MSSQDLIIEYSQNPPNKGILENATIRYREHNRVCADVVEVFLVIEDGELRQFMFDGYMSIVATACVAITGEILEGWKLDDILTLGESFVHENIGTDISPRRRYASLIGILAIKNAIHEFLQDGKVEDFSDIVV
- a CDS encoding aminotransferase class V-fold PLP-dependent enzyme; amino-acid sequence: MFRSDFPIFQTHPDLVFLDSASSAQKPAKVIDVLSTYFSTNYANIHRGAYDLSMESSLLYERAKKAVAKKLHADSDAEIVFTYNATYAFNLLSRGLVKSGMLQKGDVVLLSKVEHHANVVPWQILAEEYGIIIEWVNLHADGTIDYGDLASKIPHAKVVSLTGASNVTGEVLDLDKVQEIIQNSKFKIQNQGFFILDGSQRFPHMETDVKKYGIDFFVGTGHKVMSDTGIGFFYGRKELLKVMNPAFCGGGAINSVTLEGYEPAGLPFRHEPGTPHIAGAVSLLAAIEYIDSIGGFEVVEKYEQELTEYMLEQVKKLPSSVKLLGSHESINRLGVFSFTFANHHPNDVAEMLADANICVRSGHHCTEPFHQTMGIPASLRASFYIYNTREDVDKFIGTLSDIVS
- a CDS encoding tetratricopeptide repeat protein; its protein translation is MIRAFIFCISVLFLSGCIFSENGNTDISTTSGEKVIQSYQESLDPDTRVELAKKRKSYISGIRKGDYYSLRNNPDEALAYYLQVAEKLPKDQVVRKKIAHVYFLEKNWKAAYENYVQVPIAELSSDEQKEMFQSLFFDESQMDRVGEVVRFSMGTGTQEYYRVIDVCYTGIHNCVVTINEYSGSSSALHDLQTTISGATIISPDFQYRNLTLAAKLYEQGMYGASSRIADEILSVRPDYMEAMKILGFSQYELGKYQDAKKTLLAYLEKNPQDLESVVRIGEVYGQLGDIVASNLSLNNAILGGYTPKTDLERRLAYNYSLLGDTTALMRVMNYLLQEEDVKEDDYAVSVSLALSEGDLTRARTWSEDGLKKFKNSSMLTPLYIESLRLVGDHDAAQMVLENSDPEKASENPNFLLQKGILLFDAKKYDDAKKIFESLLEFEEWPTIIEEARAYLISIDSLSTSSGSVFWGF